The following nucleotide sequence is from Flavimarina sp. Hel_I_48.
TGAAACTTTTTTCAGCTAACAGAAAATTAACATCATAATACATCAAAAAACAGCAGATTTTTAGCCAAAAAACACCGATTTTCAAGCGAAAACAACCGTTTTTTAAAAGTATAATTTTGTTTTTCAATATATACTGTGCTATTTATAAGTGGTTTTGATTAATTTTGCAACTATGAAACAAGGTTTCCACAATGCAATTTCGCTGCTGATGGCAGTACTGGTTTTAGCCAGTACCTTGTCATTTACGGTAGATATGCACTATTGTGGAGATCATCTGGTCGATTTTTCCCTCCTTCAGGCTAAAACCTGTGGAATGGAACCAAAAGTTGAACATCAGTCAAGTACGCCTGATTCCTGTGCGCCCCAAGTTGCCCAGAAATCCTGCTGTTCAGATAAGCAGTTCAAAGTAGACGGCCAGGAAGATTTAAAGCCATCTTTTACTGATTTTCATGTAAACGAACAGCTTTTTATTGCAAGTTTCGCCTATTCTTATTTATATCTTTTTGAAGACGTTGAGGTAGATTTCACACCTTTCCAGAAATATAGACCGCCGCATCTTACCCGCGACGTGCAGTTACTGCACGAGTCCTTCCTTATTTGATTTTTGTATTGCGCACACTTTAGTATTGCATTTTCAATACTTCAACGAATGCTTTTTTGCTAACGCGAAACGGCATCTCATCACGTAGTTGGTTTTACCATCTATTTAGTCGTACCTCAATACAATTATAATATGCTGAATAAAAGCATAAAATTCCTGATCGAAAATAAGTTGGTCGCCATTCTCCTGCTGGTTATTTTAGTCGGCTGGGGAACTATAAATGCACCATTTAACTGGAATCTTGCCGCCGTAGGACTTCCCAATAATCCCGTTGCCGTAGATGCTATTCCTGATATTGGCGAGAACCAGCAGATCGTTTACACAAAATGGCAGGGCCGCTCCCCGCAGGATATTGAAGATCAAATCACGTACCCTTTGACCAGTACTCTACTGGGCGTTCCTGGGGTAAAAACGGTGCGCAGTTCGTCTATGTTTGGTTTTTCCAGTATTTACATCATTTTTGAGGAAGATGTGGAATTTTACTGGAGCCGCAGCCGGATTCTTGAAAAGCTAAACTCCCTTCCCAATGGTCTGCTTCCCGAAGGCGTAAATCCTTCCCTGGGACCAGATGCAACGGGACTTGGCCAGGTTTTCTGGTACACGCTTGAAGGTCGGGATTCAAAAGGGGAAGTTACCGGGGGCTGGGATTTGCAGGAACTTCGCAGCGTACAGGATTATTATGTCAAATACGCCCTTTCAGCGGCGAGCGGTGTTTCCGAAGTAGCTTCCATAGGAGGTTATGTGCAGGAATATCAAATCGATGTAAACCCAGAAAAGATGCGCCAGTACGGTATTGAACTGGAGCAGATCGTAAAAGCGGTCAGGCAGAGCAATCAGG
It contains:
- a CDS encoding HYC_CC_PP family protein encodes the protein MKQGFHNAISLLMAVLVLASTLSFTVDMHYCGDHLVDFSLLQAKTCGMEPKVEHQSSTPDSCAPQVAQKSCCSDKQFKVDGQEDLKPSFTDFHVNEQLFIASFAYSYLYLFEDVEVDFTPFQKYRPPHLTRDVQLLHESFLI